One window from the genome of Spirosoma rhododendri encodes:
- a CDS encoding DEAD/DEAH box helicase, translated as MDITSFDQFELNRQLLNAVADLGYTEPTPIQQKTIPISLGNHDVLGIAQTGTGKTAAYLLPLLMKIKYAQGKNPRALILAPTRELAIQISKAVTELAKYTDLRHVVAYGGLGPKTQIETLQQGVDMVVATPGRFMDLYRAGELVTKDIRTLVLDEADKMMDMGFMPQIRAILEVIPTKRQNLLFSATFGGRVERLSGEFLEAPVKIEVTPQASTADMVDQVIYEVPNFRTKINLLEHLLTQDDAQRVIVFARTKTSAENIYKFLTRKVFEPNQVRVIHANKGQNTRINSMEAFKEGNVRVLVATDVAARGIDVAEVSHVINFDVPLIYEDYVHRIGRTGRANRTGRAITFVTMMENYHVEKIERIIRMTVPRQPVPAEVEITETPFDEEQEMLRAVDEQRRKEDPTFKGAFHEKKFKNTADGRASQLAKVKAAKKAASRPKSARPGGPRPAGPKRSSSRGGKR; from the coding sequence ATGGATATTACTTCCTTCGATCAATTTGAGTTAAATCGGCAGTTGCTCAACGCCGTGGCCGATCTTGGCTACACCGAACCGACGCCGATTCAGCAGAAAACCATCCCGATCAGTCTGGGCAACCACGACGTGCTCGGCATTGCGCAGACCGGTACGGGAAAAACGGCGGCTTATCTGTTGCCACTGCTGATGAAGATCAAGTACGCACAGGGCAAAAATCCGCGCGCCCTGATCCTGGCCCCCACCCGCGAACTGGCAATTCAAATCAGCAAAGCCGTTACGGAACTGGCCAAATATACCGACCTGCGGCACGTGGTGGCTTACGGTGGACTTGGTCCGAAAACGCAGATCGAAACGCTCCAACAGGGCGTCGACATGGTAGTGGCCACACCCGGCCGGTTTATGGATCTCTATCGGGCGGGTGAGCTGGTCACGAAAGACATCCGCACGCTGGTACTCGACGAAGCCGATAAAATGATGGATATGGGCTTCATGCCCCAGATCCGGGCCATTCTGGAAGTTATCCCGACAAAGCGGCAGAACCTGCTGTTTTCGGCCACGTTCGGCGGACGGGTCGAGCGGCTTTCGGGCGAGTTTCTGGAAGCACCCGTCAAGATCGAAGTGACCCCACAGGCATCGACGGCCGATATGGTCGATCAGGTGATCTACGAAGTCCCCAACTTCCGTACGAAGATCAATCTGCTGGAGCATCTGCTGACGCAGGACGATGCGCAGCGCGTCATTGTTTTTGCCCGAACAAAGACATCAGCCGAGAACATTTACAAGTTTCTGACGCGCAAGGTGTTTGAACCGAATCAGGTGCGGGTCATTCACGCCAACAAAGGCCAGAATACGCGTATCAATTCGATGGAGGCCTTCAAGGAAGGAAACGTCCGGGTACTCGTTGCGACCGACGTGGCTGCGCGGGGTATCGACGTTGCCGAGGTCAGTCACGTGATCAATTTCGACGTACCGCTGATCTACGAAGACTACGTACACCGGATTGGCCGGACAGGACGGGCTAACCGGACCGGGCGGGCAATCACGTTCGTCACGATGATGGAGAATTACCACGTCGAGAAGATCGAACGGATCATTCGCATGACGGTCCCGCGCCAACCCGTACCTGCCGAGGTGGAGATTACGGAAACTCCGTTTGATGAGGAGCAGGAAATGCTCCGTGCCGTCGACGAGCAGCGCCGGAAAGAAGACCCAACCTTCAAGGGGGCCTTTCACGAGAAGAAATTTAAAAACACGGCCGATGGGCGTGCCAGTCAGCTGGCAAAGGTGAAAGCCGCGAAAAAAGCCGCCAGTCGACCCAAGAGCGCACGGCCGGGTGGTCCCCGTCCAGCCGGTCCGAAACGGAGCAGTTCGCGCGGGGGCAAACGATAG
- a CDS encoding fructosamine kinase family protein, translated as MDFWGDEQFSFFESVLFSALGHPVEVIEAQFLAGGDINTAAQVFSSEGVYFVKWNHADQIADMFEAEAKGLNLLRQTDTMTIPDVIGCGRHQDKSYLVLSYIDSGKINDDYWETLGQSLAEIHSHTQPTFGLSFNNYIGSLPQNNQPTANGLAFFFDHRLLPQAGMAFYNELLSKPVYESLLRLRDRLPDLLPAERPALLHGDLWSGNVMITEDGKPALIDPAVYYGFREADLAHTRLFGGFDSRFYDAYNEAFPLDAGFDERVPIYNLYPLLVHVNLFGSGYVSGVERILKPF; from the coding sequence ATGGATTTCTGGGGTGACGAGCAGTTCTCGTTTTTTGAAAGTGTTCTGTTTTCGGCACTCGGCCACCCAGTCGAGGTCATCGAAGCGCAGTTTTTAGCGGGTGGGGATATCAATACGGCAGCGCAGGTGTTTTCGTCGGAGGGCGTGTACTTCGTCAAGTGGAACCACGCTGATCAGATAGCCGATATGTTTGAAGCGGAAGCCAAAGGGCTAAATCTACTGCGACAGACGGATACGATGACTATTCCCGACGTTATTGGCTGCGGGCGGCATCAGGACAAATCGTATCTGGTGCTGAGTTACATCGACTCCGGCAAAATCAACGACGACTACTGGGAAACACTGGGACAGTCGCTGGCCGAAATTCATTCGCACACGCAACCCACATTCGGCCTATCGTTCAACAACTACATCGGCTCACTGCCGCAGAATAATCAGCCCACGGCAAACGGACTGGCCTTTTTCTTCGATCATCGACTCCTCCCGCAGGCGGGGATGGCGTTTTACAACGAACTGCTGTCGAAACCCGTCTACGAGTCGCTGTTACGGCTGCGCGACCGCCTGCCCGACCTGCTGCCAGCCGAACGCCCGGCCTTGCTGCACGGCGACTTGTGGTCAGGAAACGTGATGATTACCGAAGATGGTAAACCGGCACTGATCGACCCGGCGGTGTACTACGGTTTTCGCGAGGCCGATCTGGCGCACACCCGGCTGTTCGGCGGTTTCGACTCCCGCTTCTACGATGCTTACAACGAAGCGTTTCCACTCGACGCCGGTTTCGACGAGCGTGTTCCGATCTATAATCTGTACCCACTGCTGGTACACGTCAACCTGTTTGGGTCAGGTTATGTGAGTGGTGTTGAGCGCATATTGAAACCGTTTTAG
- a CDS encoding anhydro-N-acetylmuramic acid kinase produces MNLHLQHLYELAQRPTRRIVGLMSGTSLDGLDVALCTISGSGPGTQVTLEQFATIPYDDELKAHIRTIFAKEQIEFETLCLLNPYIGRLHGRLVLDCLRRWNVRPDEVDLLASHGQTVYHAPKRQHGRAEFPNATLQIGDGDHVAVTTGIITLSDFRQKHVAAGGEGAPLAVYGDYFMFSKAGENRILLNMGGIANFTYLPADQDASAVFTTDTGPGNTLLDACARQFLNQPYDADGQLAASGQIDEAFLWALKDNTFFDAPFPKTTGPEVFGDGYVQNALTRSQTQTISPADRMATLVQFSADTIAQAIRRVLQPGEPYTVYMSGGGMHNPTLTRAIRAQLPKCTFGRTDELGISGDAKEAVLFAVLANECVMGSTTSFGSREGVPTVSMGKISFPG; encoded by the coding sequence ATGAACCTGCACCTGCAACACCTGTACGAACTGGCACAACGCCCAACCCGGCGGATCGTCGGGCTTATGTCGGGTACGTCGCTCGATGGCCTCGATGTCGCTCTGTGTACTATTTCGGGTAGCGGCCCCGGCACGCAGGTGACGCTGGAGCAGTTTGCGACCATACCGTACGATGACGAGCTGAAAGCCCACATCCGCACGATCTTCGCTAAAGAACAAATCGAATTCGAGACGCTTTGTTTGCTCAACCCCTACATCGGTCGACTCCACGGACGGCTTGTACTCGATTGCCTGCGTCGGTGGAACGTGCGCCCCGACGAGGTCGACCTGCTGGCCAGTCACGGGCAAACAGTGTACCATGCACCAAAACGACAGCATGGCCGGGCTGAATTTCCGAACGCGACCCTGCAAATTGGTGATGGCGACCATGTGGCCGTAACTACCGGCATCATTACGCTCAGCGACTTTCGGCAGAAGCACGTAGCTGCGGGTGGAGAAGGCGCACCGTTGGCCGTGTATGGCGATTATTTCATGTTCTCAAAAGCGGGTGAAAACCGTATCCTGCTCAACATGGGCGGTATCGCTAATTTCACGTACCTGCCCGCCGATCAGGATGCCAGCGCGGTATTTACGACCGACACGGGGCCGGGCAACACCCTGCTCGATGCCTGTGCCCGCCAGTTTCTGAACCAGCCCTACGACGCCGACGGACAACTGGCTGCCAGCGGTCAGATCGACGAAGCGTTTCTGTGGGCGCTGAAAGACAATACTTTTTTTGATGCCCCCTTTCCCAAAACGACTGGCCCCGAAGTATTTGGTGATGGTTACGTACAGAACGCCCTGACCCGCAGCCAAACGCAAACAATCTCCCCCGCCGACCGTATGGCGACGCTCGTTCAGTTCAGCGCCGATACCATCGCGCAAGCCATCCGGCGCGTCCTGCAACCCGGCGAGCCTTACACCGTGTATATGAGTGGGGGCGGCATGCACAACCCAACCCTGACCCGCGCCATCCGCGCTCAACTGCCGAAGTGCACGTTTGGCCGCACCGACGAACTGGGCATCAGTGGCGATGCGAAAGAGGCTGTGCTTTTCGCCGTCCTCGCCAACGAGTGTGTTATGGGCAGTACTACGTCGTTCGGTAGCCGCGAAGGCGTCCCGACCGTCAGTATGGGAAAGATTAGCTTTCCCGGCTAG
- a CDS encoding c-type cytochrome — MMVIRTQINPLISALNGLIWLVGISVLLILTGLFYLNSEYENPDPIAEQSTIRTVESPKRQSLTPVQLKGKDLFVANCGQCHEVTDGVLVGPGLLGVSLRVPSQQWLVDWIKNPSAVVGSGDVYARAIVKKFAPVVMPGFSNLSEKDINAIIDYINTHESVGGAFTM, encoded by the coding sequence ATGATGGTTATTCGTACGCAGATAAATCCACTGATTAGTGCACTGAACGGGTTGATATGGTTAGTCGGCATCAGCGTACTATTGATCCTGACTGGCTTGTTTTACCTCAACAGCGAGTATGAAAACCCAGACCCTATTGCTGAGCAATCGACAATACGCACCGTCGAATCACCAAAACGCCAATCGCTGACGCCGGTTCAACTGAAAGGGAAAGACCTGTTCGTCGCTAATTGTGGGCAGTGCCATGAGGTGACTGATGGGGTTCTTGTCGGTCCCGGTTTGCTGGGCGTGTCTTTGCGGGTACCCAGTCAGCAGTGGCTTGTTGACTGGATAAAGAACCCTTCGGCGGTAGTTGGGTCTGGTGACGTTTACGCCCGTGCGATCGTAAAAAAGTTTGCTCCCGTTGTAATGCCCGGCTTCTCAAATCTGAGCGAAAAAGACATCAACGCTATCATTGACTACATCAATACGCACGAGTCAGTGGGTGGCGCGTTTACCATGTAA
- the mog gene encoding molybdopterin adenylyltransferase: MIRIGIINVSDRASAGVYEDIPGKAVVSYLTDWLTCDWEPVYRVIPDEQDQLEATMIELADTEGCCLVVTTGGTGPALRDVTPEATEAVCQKMLPGFGELMRQESLKYVPTAILSRQTAGIRNQTLLLNLPGKPTAIGQCLSAVFPAIPYCIDLINGPFITTDESKMNVFRPKN, translated from the coding sequence ATGATTCGCATTGGTATAATTAACGTGTCTGACCGGGCCAGCGCGGGGGTGTACGAAGACATCCCCGGCAAGGCCGTCGTCTCCTACCTGACCGACTGGCTCACCTGCGACTGGGAACCCGTGTACCGCGTCATTCCCGACGAGCAGGACCAGCTCGAAGCGACGATGATCGAATTGGCCGACACCGAAGGCTGCTGCCTCGTCGTGACGACAGGCGGCACCGGCCCGGCCCTCCGCGACGTTACACCCGAAGCGACCGAAGCCGTCTGCCAGAAGATGCTCCCCGGCTTCGGCGAATTAATGCGGCAGGAGAGCCTGAAATACGTCCCGACGGCAATTCTTTCCCGCCAAACGGCTGGCATCCGCAACCAGACCTTACTGCTGAATCTGCCTGGCAAACCTACGGCCATCGGCCAATGCCTGTCGGCGGTGTTTCCCGCTATCCCCTACTGCATCGACCTCATCAACGGACCTTTTATCACCACCGATGAGAGTAAGATGAATGTCTTCCGCCCGAAGAATTAA
- a CDS encoding glycosyltransferase encodes MESVFSTSKRKLLLEVAWEVCNQVGGIYTVIRSKVPAMVEKWDDNYVALGPYFPQKAAAEFEPIVDSDETEIGQTVSKMRQMGYRVEYGYWLITGRPRVVLFDIYSMPVGQLNEIKGRLWRDHKLPTLNVEDLVNQTIIFGDMVRQFMTILAENHARRVDFVAHFHEWMASTGLPDLRKDNVRIATIFTTHATMLGRYLAQNEAGFYGKLPFFDWLREAQHYGIETQATIERLAALQAHVFTTVSDVTARECEVFLGRNPDLVLPNGLNVTRFAATHEFQNLHVRYKDKIHEFIMGHFFQSYSFDLDKTLYFFTSGRFEFSNKGYDLTLEALARLNYRMKQEEMDMTVVMFLVTRQPYTSINPDVLHSRALLDEIHETCENIEKQVGERLFLAAASQNDTKIPDLNSFIDEYWRLRLRRTIQSWKTKTLPPFVTHNLVQEDDMTRFIRQANLVNNEADRVKIVYHPDFIASTNPLFGLDYSQFVRGCHLGVFPSYYEPWGYTPLECVVRGIPTVTSDQSGFGDFIMQIMRDYENRGIYVVNRRTNSFNEAADELADMLYRFVRLSQRDRIQQRNRVENIAEIFDWHSLRSYYDTAHDLALKRRK; translated from the coding sequence TTGGAATCCGTCTTTTCAACCTCAAAACGCAAACTACTGCTGGAAGTAGCCTGGGAAGTGTGTAACCAGGTCGGTGGTATTTACACGGTCATCCGGTCGAAAGTACCGGCGATGGTCGAAAAGTGGGACGACAATTATGTTGCGCTGGGGCCGTATTTTCCCCAGAAAGCAGCCGCCGAGTTTGAACCGATCGTTGATTCCGACGAAACCGAAATCGGGCAGACGGTCAGCAAGATGCGGCAGATGGGCTACCGGGTCGAGTATGGCTACTGGCTTATTACGGGTCGGCCACGCGTGGTGCTGTTCGACATCTACAGTATGCCGGTCGGTCAGCTCAACGAGATCAAAGGGCGGCTTTGGCGCGATCACAAGCTACCGACGCTCAACGTTGAAGACCTGGTCAACCAAACCATTATTTTCGGCGACATGGTGCGGCAGTTCATGACCATTCTGGCTGAAAACCACGCGCGTCGTGTCGATTTTGTGGCGCACTTCCACGAGTGGATGGCAAGCACCGGCCTGCCTGACCTGCGGAAAGACAACGTCAGAATTGCGACGATTTTCACGACCCACGCGACTATGCTGGGGCGGTACCTAGCTCAGAACGAAGCGGGCTTCTACGGCAAACTGCCTTTCTTCGACTGGCTGCGCGAAGCTCAGCACTACGGTATCGAAACGCAGGCCACCATCGAGCGGCTGGCGGCTTTGCAGGCCCACGTATTCACGACCGTCAGCGACGTGACGGCGCGGGAATGCGAGGTTTTTCTCGGCCGTAACCCCGATCTGGTACTCCCCAACGGCCTGAACGTTACGCGCTTTGCGGCTACGCACGAGTTTCAGAACCTGCACGTTCGCTATAAAGACAAGATCCATGAGTTTATCATGGGCCACTTCTTCCAGAGCTACTCCTTCGATCTCGACAAGACGCTCTACTTCTTCACGTCGGGCCGGTTCGAGTTTTCCAACAAAGGGTACGACCTGACGCTGGAGGCCCTCGCCCGGCTGAATTACCGCATGAAGCAGGAAGAGATGGACATGACGGTGGTGATGTTCCTCGTAACGCGCCAACCGTATACGTCTATCAACCCCGACGTGCTACACTCGCGGGCCCTGCTCGATGAGATTCACGAAACCTGCGAGAATATCGAGAAGCAGGTGGGCGAACGGCTCTTTCTGGCAGCTGCATCGCAGAACGACACCAAAATTCCTGACCTCAACTCGTTTATCGACGAATACTGGCGGCTGCGGCTCCGTCGAACGATTCAAAGCTGGAAGACAAAAACGCTGCCGCCTTTCGTGACCCACAATCTGGTGCAGGAAGACGACATGACGCGCTTTATCCGGCAGGCGAACCTCGTCAATAACGAAGCCGACCGGGTTAAGATCGTGTACCACCCCGATTTCATTGCGTCGACCAACCCACTGTTTGGCCTCGACTACAGTCAGTTTGTACGGGGTTGCCACCTGGGGGTATTCCCCAGCTATTACGAGCCGTGGGGCTACACCCCGCTGGAATGCGTGGTGCGGGGTATTCCGACCGTTACGAGCGACCAGTCGGGATTCGGTGATTTCATCATGCAGATCATGCGTGACTACGAAAACCGGGGTATTTACGTCGTGAACCGCCGGACCAACTCGTTCAACGAAGCCGCCGACGAGCTTGCTGACATGCTGTACCGGTTCGTACGGCTGAGTCAGCGCGACCGGATTCAACAGCGCAACCGGGTCGAAAACATCGCCGAAATATTCGACTGGCACAGCCTCCGTTCTTACTACGACACCGCGCACGATCTCGCGCTCAAGCGCAGAAAGTAG
- a CDS encoding isoaspartyl peptidase/L-asparaginase family protein: MVNRRHFLRLGPLVSLFPSLAFRATQLQPAKTIASDTVQSGLPQGGPLILSTWKQPKAHAAAQAVLDQGKRAIDVVEAGVRVPEADPNDTSVGYGGLPDRDGRVTLDACIMDENGNAGSVTYLENIMHAISVARAVMEKTPHVMLSGEGAQRFALANGFKKENLLTPASKAAWQTWLKTAKYKPVINIERHDTIGMLAIDKAGNISGACTTSGLAYKMNGRVGDSPIIGAGLFVDNEIGGACATGLGELVMRTCGSFLVVELMRQGRTPQQACEEAALRIVKKQDYKDVQVGFIAVNKSGETGAYSIHPGFNFTLTRNGQTEVTDARSYINK, from the coding sequence ATGGTAAACAGACGACACTTTTTACGATTGGGTCCGCTGGTGAGTCTATTCCCCTCGCTGGCGTTCCGCGCTACTCAACTTCAGCCCGCAAAGACGATCGCATCCGACACCGTCCAGTCAGGATTGCCTCAGGGTGGCCCTCTTATTCTCTCAACCTGGAAACAGCCAAAAGCCCACGCAGCTGCGCAGGCCGTACTCGATCAGGGCAAACGCGCGATCGATGTGGTCGAAGCGGGTGTCCGTGTTCCTGAAGCCGACCCCAACGATACCAGTGTGGGTTACGGCGGGCTGCCTGACCGCGACGGTCGGGTAACGCTCGATGCCTGCATCATGGACGAAAATGGCAATGCAGGTTCGGTCACGTATCTGGAAAATATCATGCACGCCATTTCCGTGGCGCGGGCTGTAATGGAAAAAACGCCCCACGTCATGCTGAGTGGCGAAGGCGCGCAGCGATTTGCGCTAGCGAACGGGTTCAAAAAAGAAAATTTGCTGACGCCGGCCTCGAAAGCGGCCTGGCAAACGTGGCTGAAGACGGCCAAGTACAAACCCGTTATCAACATCGAACGGCACGACACAATCGGTATGCTGGCGATCGACAAAGCCGGTAATATTTCCGGTGCCTGCACAACGAGCGGGCTGGCCTACAAGATGAACGGTCGGGTGGGCGATTCGCCAATTATCGGAGCCGGGCTATTCGTTGATAATGAGATCGGTGGGGCCTGCGCAACGGGTCTGGGCGAGCTGGTTATGCGTACTTGCGGCTCGTTTCTAGTGGTCGAACTGATGCGGCAGGGCCGTACGCCACAGCAGGCCTGCGAAGAAGCCGCGCTACGGATTGTGAAAAAGCAGGATTATAAAGACGTGCAGGTTGGCTTTATCGCAGTAAATAAGTCAGGGGAAACGGGCGCTTATAGCATTCATCCCGGTTTTAATTTTACCTTGACAAGAAATGGGCAAACAGAAGTGACAGATGCCCGTTCGTATATAAATAAGTAA
- the purU gene encoding formyltetrahydrofolate deformylase: MVDSDKHILLMDGPDAKGLIYHVTGVLFRHGLNIIHNDEYVSPTGRFFMRTEFDGNVNEKALLQDLTSTLSDQTDAEGITFRLNPKRRKNIVIMVTKEHHCLAELLIRYAFDELDADILAVVSNYNTLQPLVSKFGIPFHYVSHEGKSREEHEEAILRTLAIYEPEYLVLAKYMRVLTPAFVRHYPNRIVNIHHSFLPAFVGANPYRQAYERGVKIIGATAHFVNNDLDEGPIIAQDVKEVNHRQQAGDMAMEGRDVEKIVLSQALKLVFNDRVFIAGNRAIVL; encoded by the coding sequence ATGGTGGATTCTGATAAACATATTTTACTGATGGACGGCCCCGATGCGAAGGGGTTGATTTACCACGTTACCGGTGTTCTGTTCCGGCACGGCCTCAATATCATCCACAACGACGAATACGTCAGCCCGACAGGCCGGTTTTTTATGCGGACTGAATTCGACGGAAACGTCAATGAAAAAGCGCTGTTGCAGGACCTGACATCGACCCTATCTGACCAGACTGACGCCGAGGGAATCACGTTTCGGCTCAACCCCAAGCGCCGGAAGAATATCGTGATTATGGTCACGAAAGAACACCACTGTCTGGCCGAACTGCTGATTCGGTACGCATTTGATGAACTGGACGCGGATATTCTGGCCGTGGTGAGCAACTACAACACCCTGCAACCGCTGGTCAGTAAATTTGGTATTCCGTTCCACTATGTATCGCACGAAGGAAAGAGCCGCGAAGAACATGAAGAAGCCATTCTGCGAACGCTGGCGATCTACGAACCGGAATACCTCGTGCTGGCCAAATACATGCGGGTGCTGACACCAGCTTTCGTACGGCATTACCCGAACCGCATCGTCAATATCCACCATTCCTTTCTACCCGCATTCGTGGGGGCTAACCCGTACCGGCAGGCGTATGAACGGGGTGTCAAAATCATTGGCGCAACGGCCCACTTCGTCAACAATGATCTGGACGAAGGGCCGATTATCGCGCAGGACGTAAAAGAGGTAAACCACCGGCAACAGGCGGGGGATATGGCGATGGAAGGGCGCGACGTCGAGAAAATCGTGCTGTCGCAGGCGCTCAAACTGGTCTTCAACGACCGGGTATTTATCGCTGGCAACCGAGCCATCGTGCTATAA
- a CDS encoding sodium:solute symporter family transporter, with the protein MQKLQALDYIVFFFYFIIVASYGVWIYRRKQTEKMSTTDFFLAEGSLTWWAIGSSLIASNISAEQFIGASGDGFAMGLAIATYEWMAAATLIVVAIFFMPIYLKNRIFTMPQFLTQRYNNTVSMIMAVFWLFLYVLVNLTSILFLGALAVSTISGLNFTLCMIALAVFAVIITIGGMKVIGFTDVIQVFFLIMGGLATTYLAIELVSAQSGTAGVANGLNIMLTQSSDHFQMIFTKDNPFYSSLPGLTVLIGGMWIVNLNYWGCNQYITQRALGADLKTARQGILFAALLKLLMPVIVVLPGIAAYTLYQKGLFQKEMLDASGEINKDHAYPVLLNLLPTGLKGLSFAALTAAVVASLAGKANSISTIFTLDIYKKYIAPEAEDAKLVNIGRITIVVAMILAILISPFMGIDKKGGFQFIQEMTGLVSPGVFAAFIMGFFWKRTNSSGALFAIVGGFLLSLFFKYVLPGVVDLSFLAPMGFAVQGADGIYTIPFLDTMGFVFLICVFVMFILGMQKPSLKGLQIDSSMFKVAPEFTIGATLVLMTVVGLYVYFW; encoded by the coding sequence ATGCAAAAGCTTCAGGCACTGGATTACATTGTTTTCTTTTTCTATTTCATCATTGTTGCTTCGTACGGTGTCTGGATTTACCGGCGTAAACAAACCGAAAAAATGTCGACAACCGACTTTTTTCTGGCGGAAGGATCACTGACCTGGTGGGCCATCGGCTCGTCGCTGATCGCGTCGAACATTTCGGCCGAGCAGTTTATCGGTGCGTCGGGCGATGGCTTTGCGATGGGACTGGCTATTGCCACCTACGAGTGGATGGCTGCGGCTACGCTTATCGTAGTAGCGATATTTTTCATGCCGATCTACCTCAAGAACCGGATCTTTACGATGCCGCAGTTTCTGACGCAGCGGTACAACAACACGGTATCAATGATTATGGCCGTTTTCTGGCTGTTTCTCTACGTACTCGTTAACCTGACGTCGATTCTGTTCCTCGGTGCGCTGGCTGTATCGACCATTTCGGGGCTGAACTTCACGCTGTGTATGATCGCGCTGGCGGTGTTTGCCGTCATCATCACCATTGGCGGGATGAAAGTAATCGGCTTTACCGACGTAATTCAGGTGTTCTTCCTGATTATGGGCGGGCTGGCCACGACCTATCTGGCTATCGAACTGGTGTCGGCGCAGAGCGGTACGGCGGGCGTTGCCAACGGACTGAACATCATGCTCACCCAGTCGTCGGACCACTTCCAGATGATCTTCACGAAAGACAATCCGTTTTATTCGTCATTGCCCGGCCTTACGGTGCTGATCGGCGGGATGTGGATTGTGAACCTGAACTACTGGGGCTGTAACCAGTATATCACCCAGCGGGCGTTGGGTGCCGATCTGAAAACGGCCCGGCAGGGCATTCTCTTCGCGGCTCTGCTGAAACTGCTCATGCCGGTCATCGTTGTGCTGCCGGGTATTGCCGCCTACACCCTGTACCAGAAAGGGCTGTTTCAGAAAGAGATGCTCGACGCGTCGGGTGAAATCAACAAAGACCACGCCTACCCAGTACTGCTGAACCTGCTGCCAACGGGTCTGAAAGGGCTTTCGTTTGCCGCTCTGACCGCTGCCGTCGTAGCCTCGCTGGCGGGTAAGGCCAACTCGATTTCGACCATCTTCACGCTCGACATTTACAAGAAATACATTGCACCCGAAGCGGAAGATGCCAAGCTGGTCAACATCGGGCGGATTACCATTGTCGTCGCGATGATTCTGGCGATTCTGATTTCGCCGTTCATGGGTATCGACAAGAAAGGTGGATTTCAGTTCATTCAGGAAATGACCGGGCTTGTGTCGCCGGGTGTATTTGCCGCCTTTATCATGGGCTTCTTCTGGAAACGGACCAACTCGTCGGGGGCCTTGTTTGCCATCGTCGGGGGCTTCCTGCTGTCGCTGTTTTTCAAATATGTGCTGCCGGGCGTGGTCGATCTGTCGTTCCTGGCTCCGATGGGCTTCGCCGTACAGGGGGCCGATGGTATCTACACGATTCCGTTCCTCGACACGATGGGCTTCGTATTCCTGATCTGTGTGTTCGTCATGTTCATACTGGGTATGCAGAAGCCAAGTCTGAAAGGGCTGCAAATCGACTCCAGCATGTTTAAAGTGGCTCCCGAATTCACGATCGGCGCGACGCTGGTATTGATGACCGTAGTCGGGCTGTACGTTTATTTCTGGTAG
- a CDS encoding copper homeostasis protein CutC, with the protein MTVEVCAFSLQSCLTAQDAGADRIELCGSLSEGGTTPSIGLVAQARRQVSIALYVMIRPRGGDFLYSETEFAVMQTDIEAAKTAGADGIVLGLLRADGTVDEEKTRALVELAHPLPVTFHRAFDMSRDAAEALEAIIRTGCVRILTSGQHPSATQGIPVLRQLVEQAAGRIEIMAGVGVSIQNAQALLDAGVGALHLSGKSSQASPMQYRRPELTMASAVLGEYERIEASADAIAPVVKLVHYQK; encoded by the coding sequence ATGACTGTTGAAGTATGTGCTTTTTCGCTGCAATCCTGCCTGACCGCGCAAGACGCCGGTGCCGACCGAATTGAACTCTGCGGTAGTCTGAGCGAAGGCGGTACCACGCCCAGTATTGGCCTCGTTGCGCAGGCCCGTCGGCAGGTGTCGATCGCCTTATACGTCATGATTCGACCGCGCGGGGGTGACTTCCTTTATTCCGAAACGGAGTTTGCCGTTATGCAGACCGACATCGAAGCCGCCAAGACCGCCGGTGCCGACGGCATTGTACTGGGGCTGCTCCGCGCCGACGGGACTGTCGATGAAGAAAAAACGCGCGCACTAGTCGAGCTGGCGCATCCGCTGCCGGTGACGTTCCACCGCGCGTTCGACATGAGCCGTGATGCCGCCGAAGCCCTTGAAGCCATTATCCGCACCGGCTGCGTTCGCATTCTGACATCTGGGCAGCATCCATCCGCCACGCAGGGCATTCCCGTACTGCGGCAACTGGTTGAGCAGGCTGCCGGTCGGATTGAGATCATGGCAGGCGTTGGCGTGTCGATTCAGAATGCGCAGGCACTACTCGATGCGGGTGTCGGGGCGCTTCACCTGAGCGGCAAATCGTCGCAGGCCAGCCCGATGCAGTACCGTCGTCCGGAACTAACAATGGCGTCGGCAGTGCTGGGCGAATACGAACGAATCGAAGCCAGTGCCGACGCCATTGCGCCCGTGGTGAAACTAGTTCACTACCAGAAATAA